The genomic stretch TCTGGATTATGCCATCCTCAACCTCACCATGACCAACATCCGCACCGTCATGGGCTCCATGGATATGGACGAGCTGCTCTCCAAACGGGACGAGATCAACAGCCGACTCCTCACGGTGGTGGATGAGGCCACCAATCCCTGGGGGGTCAAGGTCACCCGTATCGAAATCAAAGACATCACCCCGCCCAAGGATCTGGTGGATGCCATGGCCCGGCAGATGAAGGCCGAGCGGGAAAAGCGGGCTTCGATTTTGGAGGCGGAAGGGTTCCGGCAAGGGGAAATTCTCAAGGCCGAAGGTGAAAAACAGTCCGCCATCCTTAAAGCCGAGGGAGATCGGGAAGCCGCCTACCGGGAGGCTGAAGCGAGAGAGCGCCTGGCTGAAGCCGAGGCCAAGGCCACCCACATGGTTTCCCAGGCCATCGCCAAGGGGAATGTGCAGGCGATCAACTATTTTGTTGCCCAAAAATATGTCGATGCCTTGGGTAAGATCGCTTCAGCCGATAATCAAAAGGTGATTTTCCTCCCCGTGGAGGCCACCAACGTCCTGGGCTCTCTGGGGGGGATTGCTGAAATAGCCAAGGAGGCTTTTTCCAAACAGCGCCCTGAGGTGAGGTGATGGAATCCCTCCTCTCTCAAGTGGAGCACTGGCATTGGTGGATTTTGTCGGTTCTCCTGATCATTCTGGAAATATTGGTGCCTGCGGTCTTTTTCCTCTGGCTGGGGATTGCTGCGGGCCTGGTTGGTGGGCTGTTGTTGCTCTTTCCGGAGATGGGCTGGAAGGCTCAGGTGCTCTGGTTTTCCGGGCTTGCAGTCGCCTCCATCGGGGTGTGGCACGGTTATCTGAAAAAAAACCCCACCTCCACCGATCAGCCCACCCTGAACCGTCGGGGATCCCAATATATCGGACGGGTGTTTACCCTGGATGAACCCATCGAAAATGGTGTGGGGCGCATTCGGGTGGATGACACCGGCTGGAAAGTTTCCGGCCCGGATCTCTCTTCCGGAGCCAAGGTTCGGGTGACCGGCACCAAGGGGACGCTGCTGTTGGTGGAGGCGGTTTCGCCAACTGCTTGAGATTGAATCTGTCTGGCGTCAGATGAAATTGACATTTGTCCGTTGGGTATTCCCTGTAGGGTGTGACATACTGCCGGGCTGTTTGAGTTGAGCCCAAATTCGGCTACCCGGGTCAGAGCCAAGCCCGGAGGTGGAAACCGGCATGTTTGGGTAGACCTGTTTTTTCAGAGCGACTCAATACATTTATTGCCAATCAGGGGTGTCTGCCGAGGGGGGGCATTCACTTGGAATTGGATCCATCCCATCGGCGAATCGGGTTGCCACCCGACCCGAGCAATTTTTGGAACAACATGCCAGATTTTTCCCTCTCTGATCCCATAACCACCCGCGACCCCCTGATTGCCTGGCTGGAGTCGGGCTGCAAACCCAAAGCCCAATGGCGGGTGGGGACCGAACATGAAAAATTCGGTTTCAACAAACGGGATCTGCGCCCGATACCCTATGAAGGCCCTTCCGGGGTGCGGGCGGTGTTGGAGGGGATGGCCGAGCGGTTTGGCTGGCAGCAGGTGCTTGAGGAGGGGCTCCCCATCGCCCTCACCAAAGGGGATGCCGCCATCACCCTGGAGCCGGGGGGGCAGCTGGAGCTGGCCGGAGCACCGGTGGACTCCATTCACCACACCCAAGAGGAGATCAACAGCCACCTGGGGGAGCTGGGGGTGGTTTGTCAGGGGCTTGATATCGCCTTTTTGGGGGTCGGGGTGCAACCCAAATCCACCTATGAAGAGATTCCCTGGATGCCCAAGGGGCGTTACCGGGTGATGCGGGAGTATCTGCCCAAAAAAGGCCGTTTGAGCCTGGAGATGATGACCCGGACCGCCACGGTCCAGGCCAATATGGATTTTTCCGACGAGCGGGACATGGGGGAAAAATTTCGCCTGGCCATGGCCCTGCAACCCCTGGTCACAGCGCTTTTTGCCAACTCACCCCTCACCAACGGTCAACCCAACGGTTTTCTCTCCTGGCGGGCGGAAATCTGGCGATTTACCGATCCGGATCGATGCGGCTGGCTCCCCTTTGTGTTTGAGGAAAATATGGGCTTTGAGGCCTATGCCGACTATGCGTTGGCTGCGCCGATGCTGTTTTGCTATCGGGGTGGGCAATATCAGGATGCCGGGGGGGTGCCTTTTGGGGAATTTTTGGCAGGACGTTTACCAGCTCTCCCGGGAGAGCGGCCCACATTGACCGATTGGACGCTACACCTTTCCACCCTTTTTCCGGATGTTCGGCTCAAATCCTATCTGGAATTTCGGGGAGCGGATGCCGGTAACTCCGCCACTCTCTGCGCGCTGCCCGCTTTCTGGAAGGGGCTTTTGTATCATGGTGACTCCATGGGGGCTGCGTGGGAGTTGGTTTCGGGGTGGAGCCTGCTGGAGCGGGAGGAGATCCATCGGATGGTGCCCAAATTGGGGCTGAGGACGCCGGTTCCAGGGGGTATGACCCTCCGGGAGGTGGCACGCCAAGTGCTTAAATATGCCCGGGCCGGTCTTAACATGCACAATCGCCGCAATGCCGATGGCTGTGATGAGGCGGTTTTTCTCCAGACACTGGAGGAGACTGCCGAGAGTGGTGTCACACCGGCAGAGCGCTTGCTGGAGGCTTTTCATGGCCGCTGGCAAGGGCAGGTGGATCCCATTTTTCGGGAAGAGGAGTTTGACTCGTTCCTGGCTCAATGTAGCTAAACCCTTTTGACTCAACAGCTCTTCGTTTGTAAATGAGAACGGTTTCGTGTTGAAAGCGAAAAAAAAGCCCCGGAATGATAGGGGGGGCACGAATACGTTGAAAAATCAGCCACCAGTCACTATGATTGCCCAGGTCTTAAGCTATCAAGTGATTTGTTTTCAATCACCGGGAGTGCCATCTATATGGGAACGACTGTCATTACTACCCTGGCCGCCCAGGATTCGTTACAACTGACCGGACCGGGTTTGGTCAAACTGAAGACAGCCAACTCCGTAACGCTCTCCAAGGTCGGAGCCGCCAAGTCCGTGGCCATGGTCAAAGCCCAGACCGGGCTTCTCAACGGCGGTGCTGGCGTGGCGTTGACCACCCTTGGTCCCATCCTGGGGATGGCTGTGTTGACGGTAGGGCTATATTGGCTGATCAAAGAAACCGCCGCACCCGATGCAGCGGTCCCCCCTGTGGCCGCCAAAACTATCGAAGAGCCTGCACAGAGTTGATGGTTGAAAAAAAGGCGGCCTTGACTGCCACATTTTCGTGGCCTGGTACATAACTAAAAACGTTTTTTTTTTTTTTGGTGGGAATGACTTTGATTATTCGGAGGCGCGTATCATGATTCCAAAAGCGGCTGGAGCAGCCAACAAGGCAGCGGGTGTACAGCTTCCCCCGGGCATGGGTCCCATTCCGCCGGGTGCTGAATGGGAGTTGCCGGAAGTAGCCAAGGCTGCAGCTGGTACCCCAGGTGCTGCTGGTCAGGGAGCCGGGGCCAAGGCGGCTGGTGGTAAAGGAGCCGCTGGCAAGGCAACTGGAGCGAAGGCTGCGGGTGCCAAGGGTGCCGCTGCCAAAGGAGCTGTTCCGGCAGCATTTCCGCCAGGTGTGGAATGGGAAGCACCGGAAGGGGCCAAAGCCGCTGCTGGTGCCAAAGCGGGCGGTGCCAAGGCGGGTGCAGCCAAAGCGGGCGGTGCTAAAGCGGGTGCAGCCAAAGCGGGTGCGGCCAAAGCGGGTGCGGCCAAAGCGGGGGGTGCCAAGGCGGGTGCAGCTGTGGCCCCCGGGGCTACCATGCCTGCCAATCTGCCCCCTGGTGCCGAATGGGAAGCGCCGGAAGTGGCCAAGGCCGCCGCAGGCAAGGCTGGCGGGGGTGGCAAGGCTGGCGCCATGGCCGCCAAAGGCAAGGCCGCGGGTAAAGGGGCTCTTATCACGGGGAATGGTACCGTCATGACCGGTAACGGTGGGGTGATGGCCGGCAATGGTGCTGCTGTTGCTGGTAAGGGTGCGGCAGCGACCAAAACAGCCGCTGCCACCAAGGCCGCTGCAACGGGAACTGGAGCCGCAGCCAAAACCGCAGCGACAGGTGGAGCGGTCTGGTCCGGTAAAAGTGGGCTGGGTTTGGGGTTGGGTTCTGCCATGGCACCGGTGGCTGTGGTGGGGCTTCTGGCTGCCTTGGGGGTTGGAATCTACAGCTACCTGAACAGCAACAAAGAATAATAAAAATCAAACGGAAACGTCGGGGGGGGTTTCTGATCGGTTGGTAACCATAAAAGCTCAATATAAACACTGGTGGGTGGGGATAAAATAATGGCGCAATCACTGAAAAGAAAAAAAGGCGCAAGAGGGCAAATTCTGGCACTCTTCAGCTATCTCAGCATTCTCTGTCTCGTTCCATTGATGTTCCATCGGGATGACGAATACATCTATTTCCATGCGCGCCAGGGGTTGGTGCTCTGGATCTGGGGGGTGCTCGCCATCTTTGGGCTCTACCTGCCGGTGGTGGGAGGCTTCTTTTTCAGCGTTTCAGTGGTACTCATCAGCGTGGTCTCTCTGATCGGCGTGGTTTCAGTGCTCCTCGGCAAGGCATGGCGTCTGCCTGGCCTGAGCCTGGTGGCGGATCAACTCTGATTCCAGCGCCCTCTTCCGGTGGATGATGAATCGGGAAGAAGGGTTGAATTTGGATCCAAAAAAGGCTTGGTGGCGTTTTGCGCCCCAAGCCTTTTTTTCGTTATATCGCCTTTCATCTAATATGAATTTTGGTTCAAACGATGAACTTAAGGCCATCGTTTGAGCTTCATTCAAAACCGAAAAATCTGCCACAGAGAGCACAAAGGCCACAGAGGAAAAGCATGAAAAACAGCTGAATATTCCGACCACTACCGGGCACGGGTTTTGGCTGGATTTTGGTGTTCTCTGCGTCCTCTGTGGCTAACCGTTTTTTTGTTCGACTCATCTGTTGCGCTGGAATTGGTCTAAATGGTACCTGCAATCCCGCTTTGCCGTCCTGATCCCTTGGGCGTGTGTCCCATTTTCAAATGGGAAGGCCATAGCCTTTTCAAGGGGACTTAATTTTTGTATCGGCGAATCATGACCGATTTGATGATCCCCTGTTTTTTGGCAACATCTCCCCCTTGATTGGCGCTCTCCTGGCTGTCAAACGGCCCTCCGTAGAGGCAACTCATGGGGGTGCCTTTGACCGAAACCGATTTTTTATAGGCGGGCACTTCCAGGCCCATGAGTTTGGTCAGCTTTTCGTCGGCAAACTCCGGGGTGGAAAAGCAGCCCATGGGCACAAAAAAACCGGTCTTGACCCCAAGAGCCACCGTGCTTGTGGCTGCTGGAGAGGGGGGCGTGGTGACCTTGGAAACCGCTCCGGTGGTCGTCCCTTTGGTTCTGTTTTGCCTGGTTGATGGGGCCGTAGCGGTTGTGGTGAGGGGAATTTTGGGAGAGGTCGATTTTTGGCTGACCGTCGTGGAGGAGCCGGGGGGGATGGCTGGCTGCTTTGATCCGTTGCGGACACTTTTGGATGGTGTTTGATCGGCTGCTTTTCCCTTGGTCCCGGGGAGTTTATTGGCCTGAGGGATGGCTTTCCCGGCGGTAGGGGAGGGCCAGCCTACCAAGGGAGGCTCTGTGGCATAGTTGATGGTGGGTTTTGGTTTGGCTTGGGCTGTTTTGCTCTGTTTTTCCTGGCTGGGGGCGGCTGTTGGTGAGGGCCAACCGACCAGAGGGGGCTCTTGGGTATAGTTGATGTCCGGTTTTTTTTGGGCTGGATTAGCTTTGTTTTTTTTAGCTTTTTTTTCTTCGCCGGGGGCGGTTGTCGGTGAGGTCCAGCCCACCAGGGGAGGCTCTTGGGTCAAGCTGTTGGAGGGGGTGCTGACGGCGCTTTGTTGAATCTCCAAGGTGGACCCGGAAAGTGCTGCGGCCATCTGGGTGTTGCTTTTCTCGGGTTTAGGGAAGGGTGTGGGGCTTTCAAGCCAGCGGATCAGCCCGGCACCATCGTCCCGAAAGTGGTTTTCAGCGATATGTCTGCTCTGAAGGAGGAGGGGGGCAGCCTCTTGGGGGCGGTTGTTTTTTTGCAACAGCCCACCCAGACTCATCAAAACCCGGGCTTTTTGGAGGTCGTTGGCAACCAACCGGCGGTTTTCCACCTCCAGGGCCTCGCTCAGAGCGCTGGCAGCCTGATTTGATTTGTCCTGGGCCATATAAGCCGCTGCCAGATCATATTGCATTTTCCCCCAACGTTGCAGCTCTGGATGGGGTTGGGCTTTTTGGATGGTGAGGGCTCGTTGCAGGTGGGGCAGGGCCTTGCTGTAGCGTTTTTGACCCATGTGAAACCGTCCCAGATCGTGGAGGGATTGGGCGACCAGGGGGTGGTTGCGTCCATGGGCTTTTTCCCGGATCGTCAGGGTCTTTTTAAAATAGGATCCGGCCCGGTAGATCTCTCCCCTTGCCAGATAGCGTTCGGCCAGGAGTTTGCTCCCCAGGGCGACCTCCTCCAGCTCTCTATCCAGATGGCGTTCCAGAATGGGCAGTGCCGACTGCAAAAGGGTGATTACCTTGGTGTGGGCCCGGGGGTCGGTCTGTAAATCAAGGGCCTGATGAAGGTGGGTTCGGGCCAGCTCCCGGTTGAACAGGGTTACCAGCCGATGATGGGCACCGAGTGTTGGTTTTAACCAACCGAGAAGATGTTTAAGCTGTTGTTCAACAAGGCCATAACGCCCTTTTTGGATGTCGATCCGGACCAGTTTCAGTCGGGTGTCCATCGCCTTGGGGTCGGTTTTGGCGTAGTGGCGTTCCTGAATGTTCAGCGCTTGTTGCAAGAGGGGCTCGGCCATGGATGGGCGGTCCAGGGTCAGATAAAGGTCAGCCAGCGCCAGCAGCGGGGCCAGGGTTTCCAGGTGACGGGGCCCCAGGGTGCGATGGGCTTGTCGCACTTTTTCCCATGCCCGGTTGAGTTGGGCCTGGTTCTTTTCAGTGGAGGGGGGAAGCTGATCGGCAGTGATGCCCAGGGGAGGCTGAAGGAAGAGCCCCGTCAGCAGGCCAATCAGGATCAAAAGGGAGATGGGGAGGGCTGGGCTGGTCATTTATGTGCAGGTGTCGGTGTTGTGTGTCAGTTGAGGCAGGCGGAAAAAAAGCGCGAAAATATCCGCTGCACAGGGCTTGTTGCAACAGGCTCATCAGAGAGAATCAGACGGCTGTTTTTATCCGCTGAGAGGGGGAAGAAATGCACCTTGAAGTCGGAAAAAAAGGCCCTCCTCCCTTTTTTTCCAATGATGCCCAAATGCCACTTATTCTACCATTGCCAAGGCTGGGTGGACAACTTGACATGCTTGGCTGTTTTTAACAATATACGGAACTACCCATAGAAGAGAGAGTTGGGCGCATTTGTCTCTTGAATCGCTCCTGGCTAACGGTTTTTTCAGGGTGGGTGTGACAGTTTTTGAGGGGGTGGGGCGTTCCACTTCTGAAATAGGGGGCTTTGGGTGGTTTGACGGCGCTGTCGTTTTTGGGCTTTCCAGACCACGCAACCTTTTGGATGGCGGCCAACGCCATCTGTTTCGATTGGGAACCCTCTGTTCGATCAGGAGGAGCCCCTCTCCGGAGTCCATTTTATATATCAACGCCATTTCGAACAGGTATAGGTCATGGCGGATCCAAGCCATTTATATTTTTCAAAGCGTTTACGTATCGGGCAGCCAGCCTGGAAACGGGGCACGGACATGGCCAGGGAAAGCAAAGGGAAGTCACTCATCAAGATCACCCCCCACTGGTTGGCGCGTTTGTATGACGGGAAAGCAGGCGCGGTTTTGCTGCTGCTGGTCTCTCTGTTTTTTCCCTTCCATAACGTAAATGCCGAAAGCTACGCCCTGGAACTCTTCCAGGAGGTGGCGGAAAAAGGGGATGCCAGGGCTCAATCCATCCTCGGTTCCCTGTACTACTACGGTGTCGGCCTACCCCAGAGTGAAGCCAAAGCCTTTCAATGGTATCGGGCTGCAGCAGAGGGGGGGGAGGGGCTCGCCCAGTTTAATCTTGGGGTGATGTACTATAACGGTGAAGGTACCAACCGAAATCGCTACGAAGCCCTGAAATGGTTTCATAAGGTTTCCGACCAGGGCATGCAACTGGATGAGACAGTCCCCGACGTGGTGAGTTGGGCACAGCTCAAACTGGGTTTCATGTATCACGACGGCAAGGTAACAGCTCCCAACGATGTGGAGGCCCTCTACTGGTTTCGCCGGGCTGCTGATCGAGGGGTTCCCCTGGCCCAATACATGTTGGGGCAGATGTTCCACAAAGGACGTGGTGCCCCTCAGGATGCTGTCAGGGCTTTCATGTGGTACGAACTGGCAACCCTTTCCGGAAATAAAGAGGCCAAGCAGGGGCGCAGCCAAATATTGGATCAACTAACGCCTGGCCAGATCGACCAAGGGCGGCAGATGACCGAAGAGTGGTACCGCAATACCGGCAACAAACGGGTCAACTGACTCTTGCTTTAGGGCCTGTTAACACTTGAGGCGAAGATCGTGTTTTTGCATAAAAAGGTATCAGGCAAGGCTTGAGGAACGCCGTTTGGTGACTCCAAACAAGTGACGAAAACGCAGCATGATGCCTTTTTAGGCAAAACCCGAAGGGCAGGAGGCCATTTGTTCCTAAAAATGGTCTCCTGCGCGACTTTGAATCAAGTGTTGACAGGCCCTAAATCCGGTCCCCCGGAATATTTCGATCCCAAACTCTTATAAGTCCAGGTGATCGTGAATGGTTGGATCGGTTACAGCCTGACCTCTGGGAAGGTCGGGGTTCCAGATGTTTTGTCGAGGATACCTTTGGGAGGGGAGATCGTCATGGGCAAAGATAAACAGAAGGATCAAAAGAAGAAAGATAACCCCTGGAAAAACAATGATTCTGAGGTAGAGATTGCGGTCGAAACCCAATCGGTCCAGGTGGAAAACCTGCTACCCGGCGTGGTCAATTTGCTGGGTGACATGGTGGGGGGAGTGGTGAATATGACCAAGAGTACCCTCAAGAGGATGGGTGTGTAGGGATCAGGGCTTTTTTCTCGCCCGGGCTATTTTGAACGGGAGCCCATTGCGGTTTCCTTCGAGTTGTTTTTTTTGAGCTATCCCAGGGGAGTGTTCGCTTCTCTTCACATTGCAGTGGTGACTGTCCGAGCAGATTTCCCACTGTTGGAAATCCCTTCGGCATGACATTTACAGGGTCTTTCCCAAGCTTGAAAAAGGCGTTCTGGCATGATGGCAAGAGGCTTGAAACCGAAAGCCAATACCCACATGAATCTTCAGGAATACCGAAGGCATCGGAAACTGCTCAGGAGAAAACGCCTGGAAAAGCTGTTTTTCAGTGGTCTGGCGGGATTGGTGGCTGTGGTGTTTTTTTCCTGGCAGCCGGATGTTCCTGCCACTTCTTCGCCTGCAACCCCTCTGGACCTGACTGAAACCAACCCGGTAGAGAGCACGGAACCAACTTCAGCAGTCGCTGTGACGTCGCCAGCGCTCACCAGGGGTGAAACCGGAGCCACTCAATATTCGACAACAGCCCGTGCTGCCTCTCCTGCCAAACCGGTAACAGCCCCCAGTCAAGGCATCAAACGCCAACCAGCGGTCAGCCAAAGAGCGCAGCGGCAGACGCGACCAGCTCCTTCAGCCCCTGTCGTTTCTTCCGCTTCCATGTCTTTTAGTGAAATCAACGTGATCCCGGGATTTCCTCCCATCGCCACAGGCCGCTACCTGATCCTGGCCGGTTCTTTCGGTAACACCCGGGACGCCGGGCGTAAATTGGCACAACTCACCGCCCAGGGGGTTCCCGCCCACATGCAGGAATCCCGGGGGATGGTGCATGTCAAGGTAGGGCCGTTTCAGCGGGAAGAGGAAGCCAACCAGGCGACCGTGCTGATCCGCAACCAGACCAGCAGTGATGTCCGCTATATCCATTCCAAATATAACTGGTGCGTGGCCGATTCCGGTAAAGGGGATGGTGTGCGGATGGTGAGTCGCTGTTCCTGATGGAATCTGTTCGAATTGCTGTAAGAAATGAGCGGGCTGCTTTAGACGCCAAACTGAGAGCCCAGGTGGGCTTGAATCGTCGTCAGTGCGTTTTTCGCCCGGTCCAGCAGTATAAAGGATTCCAGCTTTAGATTTTTTAGTAGATGCAGGTTTTCCTCGGTTTGGGGGCTGGCCGACTGCAATACCTGCTCCTTGCGCTTCAAGACCATTTCAGCCTCTTTGGCCGACTGCTCCAATATCGCCTTTTGTTCCTGATAGGCCTGCCAGGTGGCGGGGGAGTGGCTCTGGGTTTTATGCAGGTTCCAGCCCATCATGTTGGTGCGTAATACCATCTGGGTGGTCTCCTGGCAAAACTGATCGATATCCCCCAGCAGTTCCTCCATCTCCTGAATGATGGCGCTTTCCATTTTCCGGGCTCTGACAGACATCTCCTGAGCTTGGTCCAGCAACGCATTGATGCGGTCGCTGAAGACACAACTCTGGTCTCCTTCCTTGCGCACCAGGCTTGAAAATTCGTCCAACTCCACGCTGCAAACCCGGGAATAAATCAAGGATTCATCCCCCATCAACTGGGTGATCACCCACATTTCCAGGGATTCTGATTCGATCTCTTTCACCCGAACCTGTACCCCTTGAAGTTCGTTGATGCCTTTTTGTCGACAGGTTTCCGGAAAACGGGTGCAGATATCCGAGAGAGGATTCAACAGCTCCTTTTTCAGTTTCGGCAGGGTGGTCAGCAGGGTCTCTTTCAGCTCTGGAATAAAGCTGTAAAGCGCTTCCAGGTTTTCCAGGGAGTGCTTGTCGAGAAAGGCAAGCTCCTTGAGCCAGTTTCGCCGGGTATGGGAAAAAGAGGCTGCCGGGAGAATGATGGGGCGAAAAAAAATCGGGTAGAAAAAATGGTATACCTTTTTATGGTGAGACGATGAATCGGGCTTTTGCTCCTCAAAAAGCGCATAAGCAGTGAGGTCGGAGGGGGTCAGTTGGTTGGCTGTTTCAGCATTCTGGAGCTTTTTTTCCACCGCTTGGCGAGAAGCTTTCAGGCTGTCTCCCAGCTCTTGATGGCCTGAGTAGGTGAAACCATTTTTGGAATCAGGCGATGATTCCTGGCCAGGCTTTTTGATCCTTTTGCTCAGTTTTTCAAGCGTCTTTTTGAGCGCTTTTTGTTCTTCCAGATCGTCATCCAGGGGATCGTCGGCAAAATGGTGAACCTGCTCCCGAACCTGTTGCAGTTCCAGCAGGAACGATTCCCGATTGATTTTTTGCCCCAGGATGATTTTTTCGAACAGGGATAAAAAGGTGTTCTGCCCCAGCCCCTGATCGAAACGAAGACCGGGAAAAACATGCTGGATAAAGAGGGGATAAAAATGCTCTCGGCGTTTAAAAAAAAGATGGATCGCCCGCGCACGATCATTGTAGCCCTGCATGCCGTTGATGCGGGGGGCGCGGAACAGCCCCCGAATCCAATACCAGCCGTTCTCCAGGAAGCTGCGATCATCGGGTTCCTTGAGGTCGGGATCGATCTGTTCGATGCAGTGGAAAAAGGCGTTGCGTAACCCTGTTTCATTGGGGCAGGTGATCCCTTTCAAAATTTGGCGAACATCCCCTTGGTCAAAAAAATTGGCAGCATTGCGAATCAGCTGGGATTCCCACTCTTTTAACTTTTCCAGCAATATTTTCAGCGATTTCCGGTCTCGTTTGCCCTGATGGGCCGCCCAGCGTCCATAGACCAACGGGTCAGCCAGATCCATGCTGATGGAGAGTATGAAGATGAGGGTGAGCATCATGCCAGCCAAGGCCAGACCATAGGCCTCCACCAAAAACTGCTTCAACTCTTCAAAGCTTTTGTGGGTCGCTGCCGGAATCTGCCCTTTGCGCAGGGCATCGATAGCGGCAATCTCCGGAATGGTGAGGTGGGCATCAATGTCGTAATTGTTGAAATGGGCAGCCCCGGCTTTGTCCACCTGTTTGAGGAGCGCCACATGGCTTGCGATCAGGTGGTTGAGGGCTTCGGCCACTTCGGCAAAAATCTGTTTGTTGGCCTCCAGGCGGATCACCATGGTGGCGACGATATCATTGATCTGATAGTGCTCCAGGGTGAATACCCGATTGATCTCCCCTAAACTGTAATCCCCCATGTGCATCATGGTGTTGAGCCGGTTGAGGTCGGCTTCGATGATGGCTTCGGTTTCGGCCAGGTGGTGGGTATAACGCTCTTCGAGGGCGGTGATTTTGTCGAAGATCGAGGCCCTCAACTCCAAGTCTGACTCCTTCAGCATCCGGGTGATGTTTTGGGAGAGGGCGTGGTTGTTGTAGGTGAGGATGACATCATTGACCCCCGCCTCAAAACCGCCGTGGACGATAAAATGTTTGCCCCAATATCGCGGACCTTTGCGGGCATCGTTGCTGGAAGCGACCCCTTTGACCTCATCTTCGGGTACGAGACGGAATTTTTCCCGGGCCTGGCGGGTGGTTTGTACGAGGCTTGCCCCCAGATCTCTGAGGGAGGTTGGCTGGTCGGGATGGCGATGCCGGGGGTGTCCCAAGGCTGCCCGTACCCGCTCGCTGATCAACTGGGATTGCTGGGTTAGATCCCCTTGTTTGGAAATGATGGAGACGATGCCGTCATAGTTGGTTTTGATGGAGACCAGAGTCAGGAGGGTGGCCAGCACCATCCAGCGGGGGGAGCGTAAAAAGGCGTCCCGAATACCTCCCAGCACCTGTCCGGCTTCGGCCATGGCGTGGAAAATCCGCCCCTTGAAATCGAGAATGGCCGAGGAAAGCAGGAGTCCGGCTGAG from Magnetococcales bacterium encodes the following:
- a CDS encoding sel1 repeat family protein, producing the protein MARESKGKSLIKITPHWLARLYDGKAGAVLLLLVSLFFPFHNVNAESYALELFQEVAEKGDARAQSILGSLYYYGVGLPQSEAKAFQWYRAAAEGGEGLAQFNLGVMYYNGEGTNRNRYEALKWFHKVSDQGMQLDETVPDVVSWAQLKLGFMYHDGKVTAPNDVEALYWFRRAADRGVPLAQYMLGQMFHKGRGAPQDAVRAFMWYELATLSGNKEAKQGRSQILDQLTPGQIDQGRQMTEEWYRNTGNKRVN
- a CDS encoding glutamate--cysteine ligase produces the protein MPDFSLSDPITTRDPLIAWLESGCKPKAQWRVGTEHEKFGFNKRDLRPIPYEGPSGVRAVLEGMAERFGWQQVLEEGLPIALTKGDAAITLEPGGQLELAGAPVDSIHHTQEEINSHLGELGVVCQGLDIAFLGVGVQPKSTYEEIPWMPKGRYRVMREYLPKKGRLSLEMMTRTATVQANMDFSDERDMGEKFRLAMALQPLVTALFANSPLTNGQPNGFLSWRAEIWRFTDPDRCGWLPFVFEENMGFEAYADYALAAPMLFCYRGGQYQDAGGVPFGEFLAGRLPALPGERPTLTDWTLHLSTLFPDVRLKSYLEFRGADAGNSATLCALPAFWKGLLYHGDSMGAAWELVSGWSLLEREEIHRMVPKLGLRTPVPGGMTLREVARQVLKYARAGLNMHNRRNADGCDEAVFLQTLEETAESGVTPAERLLEAFHGRWQGQVDPIFREEEFDSFLAQCS
- a CDS encoding SPOR domain-containing protein encodes the protein MMARGLKPKANTHMNLQEYRRHRKLLRRKRLEKLFFSGLAGLVAVVFFSWQPDVPATSSPATPLDLTETNPVESTEPTSAVAVTSPALTRGETGATQYSTTARAASPAKPVTAPSQGIKRQPAVSQRAQRQTRPAPSAPVVSSASMSFSEINVIPGFPPIATGRYLILAGSFGNTRDAGRKLAQLTAQGVPAHMQESRGMVHVKVGPFQREEEANQATVLIRNQTSSDVRYIHSKYNWCVADSGKGDGVRMVSRCS
- a CDS encoding SPFH/Band 7/PHB domain protein, producing the protein MEAMATLVVFILALAVIVAPLSIKIVPQGREYTLERWGRYTRTLVPGFNAIIPIFDRVGQKLNMMEQVLDVPSQEVITKDNAMIRVDGVVFFQILDAPKAAYEVNNLDYAILNLTMTNIRTVMGSMDMDELLSKRDEINSRLLTVVDEATNPWGVKVTRIEIKDITPPKDLVDAMARQMKAEREKRASILEAEGFRQGEILKAEGEKQSAILKAEGDREAAYREAEARERLAEAEAKATHMVSQAIAKGNVQAINYFVAQKYVDALGKIASADNQKVIFLPVEATNVLGSLGGIAEIAKEAFSKQRPEVR
- a CDS encoding NfeD family protein; the encoded protein is MESLLSQVEHWHWWILSVLLIILEILVPAVFFLWLGIAAGLVGGLLLLFPEMGWKAQVLWFSGLAVASIGVWHGYLKKNPTSTDQPTLNRRGSQYIGRVFTLDEPIENGVGRIRVDDTGWKVSGPDLSSGAKVRVTGTKGTLLLVEAVSPTA
- a CDS encoding tetratricopeptide repeat protein, whose amino-acid sequence is MTSPALPISLLILIGLLTGLFLQPPLGITADQLPPSTEKNQAQLNRAWEKVRQAHRTLGPRHLETLAPLLALADLYLTLDRPSMAEPLLQQALNIQERHYAKTDPKAMDTRLKLVRIDIQKGRYGLVEQQLKHLLGWLKPTLGAHHRLVTLFNRELARTHLHQALDLQTDPRAHTKVITLLQSALPILERHLDRELEEVALGSKLLAERYLARGEIYRAGSYFKKTLTIREKAHGRNHPLVAQSLHDLGRFHMGQKRYSKALPHLQRALTIQKAQPHPELQRWGKMQYDLAAAYMAQDKSNQAASALSEALEVENRRLVANDLQKARVLMSLGGLLQKNNRPQEAAPLLLQSRHIAENHFRDDGAGLIRWLESPTPFPKPEKSNTQMAAALSGSTLEIQQSAVSTPSNSLTQEPPLVGWTSPTTAPGEEKKAKKNKANPAQKKPDINYTQEPPLVGWPSPTAAPSQEKQSKTAQAKPKPTINYATEPPLVGWPSPTAGKAIPQANKLPGTKGKAADQTPSKSVRNGSKQPAIPPGSSTTVSQKSTSPKIPLTTTATAPSTRQNRTKGTTTGAVSKVTTPPSPAATSTVALGVKTGFFVPMGCFSTPEFADEKLTKLMGLEVPAYKKSVSVKGTPMSCLYGGPFDSQESANQGGDVAKKQGIIKSVMIRRYKN